In Arachis stenosperma cultivar V10309 chromosome 1, arast.V10309.gnm1.PFL2, whole genome shotgun sequence, one DNA window encodes the following:
- the LOC130960905 gene encoding LOB domain-containing protein 27-like, protein MTLKGGTTQACAACKFQRRKCTPECLLAPYFPADQPKVFLNVHKLFGVSNIVKILKDVDPSQKKNAMESIIVQASYRDKYPVRGCVEEICRLQNQIWLHEEELHAVYQQLEMCRQHQQQQHQGIHHVVPDDLASQLELGMAPRAANNALPLFNHAPQPQQQQQQVYNTSVAALPVSQQHSYSNSNSVDYNSLYIESKENNNNGTNPLWVPYANNNGSPIAMQSQMVTSQALSMHQEAAGDYDEMHPFFETIDDRQSYIYSKEAYESSSEESLKDSRKCTEHVAENELKSAAACFSLTSVN, encoded by the exons ATGACCCTTAAGGGTGGAACCACACAGGCCTGCGCTGCATGCAAATTTCAGAGAAGAAAGTGCACTCCTGAGTGTCTTCTTGCACCATACTTCCCTGCAGACCAACCAAAAGTGTTCCTTAATGTCCACAAGCTATTTGGGGTGAGCAACATTGTGAAAATATTAAAGGACGTGGATCCTAGTCAGAAGAAGAATGCTATGGAGTCCATCATCGTTCAAGCTAGTTATCGCGATAAGTACCCGGTTCGTGGTTGCGTGGAAGAAATTTGCAGGCTGCAAAACCAAATTTGGCTGCACGAAGAAGAGCTTCATGCTGTGTATCAGCAGCTTGAGATGTGCAGGCAACACCAACAGCAGCAGCACCAAGGGATTCATCACGTTGTTCCTGATGATCTTGCATCACAGTTAGAGTTGGGAATGGCGCCACGCGCTGCCAACAATGCTCTTCCGCTGTTTAATCACGCGCCACAGCCccagcagcagcagcaacagGTTTACAATACTTCTGTGGCTGCTTTGCCTGTGTCACAGCAACATTCATATTCCAACAGCAACAGTGTGGATTATAACTCCCTTTACATTGAATCCAaggaaaacaacaataatggaaCAAATCCTTTGTGGGTACCTTATGCAAATAACAATGGAAGTCCCATAGCAATGCAGTCTCAGATGGTTACCTCACAGGCACTATCCATGCACCAAGAAGCTGCTGGGGATTATGATGAGATGCATCCATTTTTCGAAACGATTGATGATAGGCAATCATATATTTATTCCAAGGAGGCTTATGAATCAAG CTCAGAAGAATCACTGAAAGATTCAAGAAAGTGCACCGAGCACGTTGCTGAGAATGAATTGAAGAGTGCTGCCGCATGCTTCAGCCTTACCAGTGTCAACTAA
- the LOC130938290 gene encoding zinc finger protein BRUTUS-like At1g18910 encodes MDGGDHSSSLSDNDEDENELPDILSRVRLVDAPVLLFVCFHHALRSELSQLRRLAETASFDDRSQELRGEVILKLQRRFRFLKLAFKYHCAAEDEVIFIALDRHVKNVVSTYSLEHKSTNDLYDSIIHLLDEPMPLHKNISKLFQELVYCIGILQTSIYQHMLKEEEQVFPLVLQKLPTEEQASLVWQFICSVPIILLEELLPWMVSFLSEEKQAEVTQCINEIAPIEKTLQEVLVSWIGSNKQSFTEVSFKDEVQGGAQSLDIARSFPLGSCNRNFKELSSQMEVNGPKDKDGTTQVNVLHLWHDAIIKDLEEILKELCLIKNCSCFQNLESLLIQLKFFADVLTFYSNAQKRLVLKKLAGDWLSKSTENFCDVSHIEDLQQLLFYRSESGMPLCEFVGNLCQKLESFVSRLRKQFAFQENEVFPVIRKNCSNGMQEGLLSLSLYMMPLGLVKCAITWFSVHLPEKESRSILYFKKKGNDVVCKGFASLLQEWFRIGYSGKTAIEKFRQDLHHMFKSKYSFLPEQIKKAPGFSLNSDCLPHKVSSKMCLSYPSPSGSNKYDTPYSTGINLHILFPATVVKLHQKLGCHAANSSSVSFLEDPKPIDIIFFFHKAIKKDLDYLVLGSAQLEDNAELLMDFHKRFHIIYFLYQIHSDAEDEIVFPALEASGRLKNISHAYAFDHNVEVKHFNKISHILHKMSELDILVSTSLVRYQHLCRKLQQICKSMHKSLSGHIDREEAEIWPLSREFFSNKEQGKIIGCMLGRIGAQILQDMIPWLMASLTQKEQHVLMFLWSMATKNTMFNEWLSEWWDGYSITKPEEGTKHALKETVEPLEIISKYFSEEVLDELQEEPSSNTNTDFHQKDHIGDNVQLSNNKFDGTVKVQAAAQNKNEISKSTNRFHDNNKHGWNQEKEGITNPIKIENQSFQFRHNSRHYDRLLKLSQDDLEKAIRRVTRDSSLDPQEKSYIIQNLLISRWIIRQKISFTEVDVKNDEQEFPGKHPSYRDPLKLIYGCKHYKRNCKIFCPCCNQLHTCIHCHNEVSDHIIDRKSITKMMCMECLNIQPINATCSTSSCKLTMAKYYCWICRLFEDEKEIYHCPYCNLCRVGKGLGTTYFHCMSCNACMSRSLLVHTCREKHLEDNCPICHEYIFTSLAPVKALPCGHVMHSACFQEYTGFNYTCPICSKSIVDMQDYFKKLDSLLAEEKMSDELSSRTQVILCNDCEKKGVAPFHWRYHKCPYCGSYNTRVL; translated from the exons GTTATCTTTATTGCGTTGGATAGACACGTGAAAAATGTGGTATCTACATATTCCCTTGAACATAAAAGCACCAATGACCTCTACGATTCCATTATTCACTTATTGGATGAGCCGATGCCCCTGCATAAGAATATTTCCAAGCTGTTCCAAGAACTTGTGTACTGCATCGGCATCTTGCAAACTTCCATCTACCAACATATGCTGAAAGAAGAAGAGCAG GTTTTTCCACTGGTGCTACAAAAATTACCTACCGAAGAACAGGCTTCGCTTGTGTGGCAATTCATATGTAGTGTTCCTATAATATTGCTGGAGGAACTTTTGCCATGGATGGTATCCTTCCTTTCCGAAGAGAAACAAGCAGAAGTCACTCAGTGTATAAATGAAATTGCACCAATTGAAAAAACACTCCAAGAG GTTTTGGTTTCTTGGATTGGAAGCAACAAACAAAGCTTCACTGAAGTCTCTTTTAAGGATGAAGTTCAAGGTGGTGCTCAATCCTTAGATATTGCAAGATCATTTCCGTTGGGTTCTTGCAATAGGAACTTCAAAGAACTTTCAAGTCAGATGGAAGTGAATGGCCCAAAAGACAAAGATGGGACAACCCAGGTTAATGTTCTTCATCTTTGGCATGATGCCATCATAAAGGATTTGGAAGAAATTCTGAAAGAACTTTGTTTAATAAAAAACTGCAGCTGCTTTCAGAATTTAGAATCACTGCTTATCCAACTGAAATTCTTTGCTGATGTCCTCACCTTCTACAG CAATGCTCAGAAAAGATTAGTATTGAAGAAACTTGCTGGTGACTGGTTGTCAAAGTCTACGGAAAACTTTTGTGATGTAAGTCACATTGAAGATTTACAGCAGTTGTTATTCTATAGATCGGAAAGTGGAATGCCTTTGTGCGAATTCGTAGGGAACCTTTGTCAAAAACTTGAATCATTCGTATCAAGGCTCAGAAAACAATTTGCCTTTCAAGAAAATGAG GTATTTCCTGTCATTAGAAAGAATTGCAGCAATGGGATGCAAGAGGGACTTCTGAGCTTGAGCCTGTATATGATGCCACTTGGGTTAGTAAAGTGTGCTATAACTTGGTTTTCAGTTCACCTGCCTGAAAAAGAATCCAGGTCCATTCTCTATttcaaaaagaaaggaaatgatGTTGTCTGTAAAGGTTTTGCATCGCTCTTACAAGAGTGGTTCCGCATTGGGTATTCAGGTAAAACTGCTATTGAAAAATTCCGACAGGACTTGCACCATATGTTCAAAAGCAAATACTCTTTCTTACCTGAGCAAATCAAGAAAGCGCCTGGGTTTTCTTTAAATTCTGACTGCCTGCCTCATAAGGTCTCTAGCAAGATGTGTCTGTCCTATCCCTCACCTTCGGGATCCAACAAGTACGACACACCATACTCCACAGGAATTAATCTGCATATACTTTTTCCGGCCACAGTTGTTAAGTTGCATCAGAAGCTGGGATGCCATGCGGCAAATAGTTCTTCTGTTTCCTTTCTTGAAGATCCAAAACCAATTgacataatatttttctttcacAAGGCTATCAAGAAAGATTTGGACTACCTAGTTCTTGGCTCAGCTCAGTTAGAAGACAATGCTGAGTTGCTTATGGATTTCCACAAGCGATTCCACATCATATATTTTCTTTATCAAATCCATAGTGATGCAGAGGATGAAATAGTTTTCCCAGCTTTGGAGGCAAGTGGTAGGCTAAAAAACATTAGCCATGCCTACGCTTTCGATCACAATGTTGAAGTTAAACACTTCAATAAAATATCCCACATCCTTCATAAGATGTCTGAATTAGATATTTTGGTTTCTACATCCTTGGTAAGGTATCAGCATTTATGTAGGAAGCTGCAACAAATCTGCAAATCAATGCATAAATCACTTTCAGGCCATATTGACCGGGAGGAAGCAGAAATTTGGCCTCTAAGTAGAGAATTCTTCTCAAATAAGGAGCAAGGGAAGATCATAGGATGCATGCTTGGAAGAATAGGAGCACAGATATTGCAAGATATGATACCTTGGCTAATGGCATCGTTAACACAGAAAGAACAGCATGTTTTAATGTTCTTATGGTCCATGGCTACTAAAAATACAATGTTCAACGAGTGGCTAAGTGAATGGTGGGATGGGTACAGTATAACTAAGCCAGAAGAGGGAACAAAGCATGCACTTAAAGAGACTGTTGAGCCACTGGAGATAATATCTAAATACTTTTCTGAAGAAGTTCTTGATGAATTACAAGAAGAACCCTCATCCAACACAAATACTGATTTTCATCAGAAGGATCATATTGGTGATAATGTCCAGCTGTCTAACAACAAATTTGATGGCACAGTTAAGGTTCAAGCTGCAGCAcagaataaaaatgaaatttcAAAATCCACAAATCGTTTTCATGATAACAACAAACATGGTTGGAATCAAGAAAAGGAAGGAATCACAAATCcaatcaaaattgaaaatcaATCATTTCAATTTCGTCACAATTCCAGGCATTATGACCGGCTTCTGAAACTGAGTCAAGATGATCTGGAGAAAGCAATAAGAAGGGTAACTCGCGATTCCTCCTTAGATCCTCAAGAAAAGTCATACATAATACAGAACCTGCTAATAAG CCGTTGGATTATTAGACAGAAGATATCCTTTACAGAAGTTGATGTCAAAAATGATGAGCAGGAATTTCCTGGGAAGCATCCATCCTATAGGGATCCTCTCAAACTAATTTATGGTTGCAAACATTACAAGAGAAACTGTAAGATTTTTTGCCCCTGTTGCAACCAACTTCATACTTGCATACATTGCCATAATGAGGTATCGGACCATATAATTGACAG gAAATCTATTACAAAAATGATGTGCATGGAGTGCTTAAACATTCAGCCCATTAATGCCACATGCTCAACTTCTTCCTGCAAGTTAACCATGGCAAAATATTACTGCTGGATCTGCAGATTATTTGAGGATGAAAA GGAAATTTACCACTGTCCCTATTGTAACCTGTGCCGAGTTGGGAAGGGCTTGGGTACCACGTACTTTCATTGCATGAGTTGCAATGCATGTATGTCGCGTAGTCTTTTGGTACACACATGCCGGGAAAAACATTTAGAGGACAACTGTCCAATTTGTCATGAATATATCTTCACATCCCTGGCTCCGGTAAAAGCCCTTCCATGTGGTCATGTGATGCACTCAGCATGCTTTCAG GAATATACCGGCTTTAACTATACCTGCCCCATATGTAGCAAGTCAATTGTAGACATGCAG GACTATTTTAAGAAGTTAGATTCTTTATTGGCCGAAGAGAAAATGTCTGATGAGCTTTCCAGTCGAACTCAG GTTATATTATGTAATGACTGCGAAAAGAAAGGAGTAGCTCCCTTCCACTGGCGTTACCACAAATGCCCTTATTGTGGTTCCTACAACACCAGAGTTCTATGA